The Bacteroidota bacterium genome includes the window GTCTTTGAGCACTTGCGTCCAGGTATCCACGTAGCCTGAATGCTGAACTTTCCGAATAACATTAAATCCCCAGGTCTGGACTTCATCTGGCTGGTAGCGGAGGCTTTTAAACGGGACCCTGACTTCTACCTCATATCCTTTATCAGTGACCCTGCCTTTAGATTCATACACATAGTCGGGGCTCAAATCAAGGGTAAAGGTTGTCGACCCACTTGCTTGTAAAAGGCTTGTACGTTGTGCCGCATCACGCAGCGTGCCGTCAGCCTGGACACCAAGCGGGTTTACGGAAAAAACGTAGGTTTGCCGCTGGTCATTGAACGTGTCAACCAACAGCCTGACGTAATCATCTCCTTCAATTTTATCCCGGTCAGCGAGCGTGGCGCGGACGGCACCCGGGGGGGCATAGGCGCGGATGCCAAAATAGATTGCATAGGGAGAGTACCAGACAAGTACCGTGGTGGAATCTTCTGCCGGCCGGCCATCTGCAGGCAAGTACTGTGAGAACCCGGAAACACGGCCCGCGCTTTGCCACTCAGCTTCACTTAATACACCATCAACATTAACATCGCCTTCCATCCGAGGCACTGTTAATGATTGAGATAGCACAGGAATACACGTAAACAGGCAAAGCCCTGTACACAACAAGGATTTAACAAAAAGCAATCTCATCACATATGTAGAGCCTTAATCAATAATCTATTTGTTAAAAGAGAGAATAAGAGAATCCACAAAAAAAAGCATGATTTCATGCTTCGAAGCCTGCCGGCATGCTCAATCGCAAATGCCAGTCAAAGAGAAATGCAACACACACCGGCGGATGCCAATCCGTAGATGAAGGAGCAACCGAATCGCTATTTGCGGGCAGTATTGAGCTAGATCAGTGCGAAAGAAATCCTAATTACCTATTATCGATGCAGTTATTACATATATGCTTCTCCCACCATTGTTATGCAATATGTAAGTAGCGCCGGGTTTTTTCTGGCAACATTGCGCTCATAGTATACCATCAATACAACCAATCTCATGATGTCCCATACGCTTAAAACAATTGCATTTGTATGCACCGCTGCCTGCTTGATGTCTTGTAGTAGTCAGACCGACGAGGTACAATTATTTAACGGGACCTCTCTGGACGGTTGGGAAGGCTCGGACACCGCCTTCCGGGTTGAGCAAGCAGCGATTGTGGGCGGGTCTTTGGAAGAAGCGTTGCCAGAAACCAGATACCTGTGTTCGTTGGAGGAATTTGACAATTACAATCTGACCCTGTCTGCTAAATTTGAGACTGAAGACCTTGGCGTGAATGGCGGGATAAGCTTCAGAGCGCAACGCGTACCCGACTACTATGAAGTGATGGGCTATCAGGCCGACGTAGGTTTTTTACCAAGTAACGTAGTGCCTACCTTTTCTGATGCCATGCCTGCAGATACAACCGGCCTCTACCCTATTTGGGGCAGCCTGGTTGACGAAAATCGAGTTGATACATCCCGGTATCCAAACCCTGACATCTTTCCTGTTATCATCCTCAATGTGGCAGATCAAGCGCAGGTTGAAGGACTCATTGAGCCCAGGGATTGGAATGAGGTCAGTGTCACTGCCAACGGTCCGGCGATTGAAATACAAATCAATGGCGTGACAACAACCGAATTTATGGAGGATACGGATGTTGACACCAGCGGTAAAATATGCTTACAGGCACACGCCGGCGGCCCTTATGAAGTCTGGTACAAAGACATTGTCCTAACGCCATTAGGGGAATAATCCGAAACTGCAGACGGGTTGGTATGAGGATCAGACGTTTACGTTTACAGGCTCAGTGTTAGGCGCGATCTTGGAAATTGCCAGTGTTGAATTCGATGATGGCGGTATACTTGGCCGGCTTAATGTCTAGCGTGAGGAAGGATCACTGCGGATATGCTGATTCAATACCACGTTTGATCTGTTGTGTTGATCAAGCTGAATGAATCTGCAACAACCTCAACACGTAGTGCTACGGGGTTTTCTACATAAGGTCCATTCTTCTTATCAGTCCACCCAGGTGGGCTGTGTACAGTATGACCAAAGTGTTGACAACCAGCAATACCATTAAAAAGCTAGAAATTTTATGATCGGGTTTCTCTTCTTGCAGAATACTCGCCCATCCCATAACGCCCAATAGGCCTGTTATAACCTGGATTACCATCGCCACCCTGCCCCAAAATGCATGATCTTCTACCTGATCTTGTGGGAAATCATTTAATATCTGCTTGGTCCAATCTGCAGCCTCCGGCCCCGTATAGTACGCGACGCCTGTAATCGCTGCCAAAAAAATCAAGCCACTAAACGTACCTTTCCAGGGCTTCCCATCCATAGGTGCGCGCCTGTAAACGAAAACCCGATACGCCATCCAGGGGGTTCCAAGAACGGCAATATGCACAATAACGATATGTATCCAATTGGCTAACAATCTAGGGGCGTATTATACGCAATACACTGGGGATCCTTACATACGTTAAGAATCTTTTTCAGCGCCGGTTCTAATTGCTTCTTTCGGGTCTATCCCCTGATCCACTTTATCATAATCCAAGGTGGACCCTCCTAAACTATGCGGAATCAAATAGACTACAATCATTACGATAGCGGCCAGTGACACGGACGACCGGCTAATCGTTTCTTTCTTTTTACGCTTAAAGCCAATGATGGTCAACGCAAATGCCCAGGCGAGCCACATGATGAGCATTTTATTGTCCGTAAAATCACCGCCATATGGAAATCCTGTCCAATATTCGCCAAAGGCACTTTTCTGAACCAATGGGCCTAAAATCATGCCACCAATAGTCATTGCAGAGAAAGCAGCTAGCGTCCATTTTCGCATCCTGCCATCATCGATGATGGCACTTAAGCCGGCCCGAACTCCAAACACGATTGCGAGAATCATCATCAACACATGGGGTACGAGAATGTAGTCAGAAACGGGATCTTTATATCGCAATACAATCTTATCCGCCCTGTTTTCAGGAATAGTAAATGCCTGGCCATCTATGCTGCCAGTAATAAAATACTCCATTTTCCCAGCAGCCGGCTGCACAGGTAATTGCGCAATAAACTGATTGTTCTGATCCAGGTAAAAGGCCTTTGTTGTTACGGAATCTTTGGTCTGGTAGCGTTTAAAATGTAATGTCGCTGAGTACCCAGCATCATTCACGTAGGGCAACTCGATTTTTGCCCCTTCCGTTGTTTCCTGAGAACGAAGTAGCTCATATTTATGGTTTTCTCCTGCATGCGCTATCTGTCCTTTATACTCATATGTCGGTCCAGTACTCCTTTGATATACCATTGCAGCCAGGGCCAAAAGGACTGCCAAAGCCCAAACGGCTATATTCTTTATCATTTTTCTGTTGTTTAACTGGTAATTTTTGAACCCACACCATTGCAGGCTTACGCCAACGAAGGATCTCCGCTTGTGAAGATGCAAGCGGCCCTGGCATCAACGGGCAGAAACACGCAGAGCAACACGAGCGCAACCAAGCGCCTCGATCTATGAAGTACCACCCTCCGATTCAGGGTATAAAATTCCCTGGCACGTTGCGCCCCTAAAACCATAGGATAATCAAACAAGAAATACATTGCTGCGGAAAACAACGTTTTTAATGTTCTTTTTAGTCTGATGCTTTGCAAGCGTCACAACCATCAGGTATAGTAATCGATCATATTTGCAACCGTCCAGGCAAGTGCGGCTAAAAGTTGCAAACAATCTCCCAATTCGAACGAACCATAAGCGATAATAG containing:
- a CDS encoding DUF1080 domain-containing protein, yielding MSCSSQTDEVQLFNGTSLDGWEGSDTAFRVEQAAIVGGSLEEALPETRYLCSLEEFDNYNLTLSAKFETEDLGVNGGISFRAQRVPDYYEVMGYQADVGFLPSNVVPTFSDAMPADTTGLYPIWGSLVDENRVDTSRYPNPDIFPVIILNVADQAQVEGLIEPRDWNEVSVTANGPAIEIQINGVTTTEFMEDTDVDTSGKICLQAHAGGPYEVWYKDIVLTPLGE